The bacterium DNA segment TCCCCTGGCGCCCGTCTTTCCGGGCCGGCGCGCCGAGCAGGCTTTCGAAATACTCCGGCGCCGGGGTCTCGAAAGAGAGTGTCTTGCCGCTTACCGGGTGACGGAAACTGAGCGCGGCGGCGTGCAGGGCCAGGCGCTTGTGCGATTTGTCCGGCAGGCCGTACTTGGAGTCACCCACCACCGGGTGGCCGATATCGGCCAGGTGCACCCGAATCTGGTTCTTCCGCCCGGTCTGCGGGTCCACCTCGAGCAGCGAATGGTCCCGTCCCAGGCGCAGCACCCGGTAGCCGGTGTGCGAGAGCTTGCCCTTGGCGGCGTCATCGGTCGAGTAGACCACCCCGGCCGTGTTTTCGGCCAGGTAGCTGGTGATCGTGTCCTGCTCTTTCTCGCAGCGCCCATGCACGATGGCCAGGTATTTCTTGTGTGTCTGGCGCCAGTTGCCCTGCAGGGCGGTCTTGGCTTTCATGTTCCGGGCGAACACGAGCAGGCCCGAGGTGTCACGGTCCAGGCGGTGCACGATGAACACCCGGTCGCGCGACCAGGCGATCCCCTTGCGGACATAGTCGGTCAGGGCGTAGTAGACTGTGCGGGTCTTTTCCTTTTGCGTGCCCATTGTCAGCATGCCGGCGGGCTTGTCCACCACCAGGATATCGTCGTCCTCGTGCAGCACGAGCAATCCCTTGGGTAGAAACCGCCGGTTGGGTTTGGATTTCCCGGTCATAGTTGTGGTCCTGTCGTTTAGGTTAAGATAAAGAGTTTGGCCGGAGGGCCCTATTTTTTCAGCCAAAGGTAGAGCGCCAGGCCGGCCAGGACAAAGGCGAACACGCTCTTGAACGTCCCGGTGGAGATACGCTCCACCAGGCGCGCCCCCACCTGCGCCCCGATCACACCGCCCAGGCCCAGCAGCAACCCGTAGCGCCAGTCCACATTCGCCAGCTTGTTGTGCGCCGCCAGGGCCGAGATCGAGATGATCAATATCCCCAGGAACGAGGTCCCCACCGCTTTCTGCGCGCTGAACCCCAGATAGAGCAGGATCGGCACCATCAGGAAACCCCCGCCCAGGCCGGTGAACGAGGCGGCCAGGCCCACCAGCACA contains these protein-coding regions:
- a CDS encoding sulfite exporter TauE/SafE family protein, yielding MTGVSLAILGAGVLVGLAASFTGLGGGFLMVPILLYLGFSAQKAVGTSFLGILIISISALAAHNKLANVDWRYGLLLGLGGVIGAQVGARLVERISTGTFKSVFAFVLAGLALYLWLKK